A section of the Paenibacillus odorifer genome encodes:
- a CDS encoding diacylglycerol kinase family protein yields MVKNTAVGHKKFWHSFRFASQGLVSAFKSELNMKVHCCLAVVVLVAAAVFRLPLASWMLLLFSITLVLTAELLNTAIEATVDLISPEIHPLAKRAKDTAAGAVLLTAVFAVLVGIYVFYQPVMDWISGLMS; encoded by the coding sequence ATGGTGAAGAACACGGCGGTAGGGCACAAGAAGTTCTGGCACTCTTTTCGGTTTGCATCGCAAGGCTTAGTGTCGGCATTCAAATCCGAGCTTAACATGAAGGTGCATTGCTGTTTAGCGGTGGTTGTGCTAGTTGCCGCTGCCGTGTTCAGACTTCCGCTGGCCAGTTGGATGTTGCTGCTGTTCTCGATCACGCTTGTCCTAACTGCCGAACTGCTCAATACGGCAATTGAAGCGACGGTTGATCTGATCTCGCCAGAGATTCATCCACTGGCTAAGAGAGCAAAAGATACCGCCGCAGGAGCTGTGCTTCTCACGGCGGTGTTTGCTGTCTTAGTCGGGATCTATGTTTTTTACCAGCCTGTGATGGACTGGATTAGCGGACTTATGTCATAA
- the ybeY gene encoding rRNA maturation RNase YbeY yields the protein MSLEIVWDNEQEEYEIKDDLITLLESILQKAGEAEGIDRGEVALTFVDNARIHELNLEYRGIDRPTDVLSFAMNESGEDELDIIYEVEEGEALEDVPDVLGDIIISVTRAQEQALEYGHSLERELGFLFVHGFLHLLGYDHQDEASEAEMMSKQEKVLSQVGLTR from the coding sequence ATGAGTTTGGAGATCGTTTGGGATAACGAGCAAGAAGAATACGAGATAAAGGACGATCTCATTACGCTGCTGGAGAGTATTTTGCAAAAAGCAGGTGAAGCGGAAGGGATCGATCGGGGCGAGGTAGCTCTTACTTTTGTCGATAACGCTCGTATACATGAGTTGAATTTAGAATATCGGGGAATTGACCGTCCGACGGACGTGCTTTCTTTTGCTATGAATGAAAGCGGAGAGGACGAGCTGGACATTATATACGAGGTAGAGGAAGGCGAGGCGCTGGAAGATGTTCCAGACGTACTTGGGGATATAATCATTTCCGTAACTCGTGCGCAGGAGCAGGCGCTGGAATACGGTCATTCACTGGAACGAGAGCTTGGTTTTCTTTTCGTTCACGGATTTCTGCATTTGTTAGGATATGATCATCAGGATGAAGCCTCAGAAGCAGAAATGATGTCCAAGCAAGAAAAAGTACTATCTCAGGTTGGGTTGACGCGCTAA
- a CDS encoding HD family phosphohydrolase, which produces MASKQPSKLSGFVYTNNGWKYSAVTRYALFLLLGLVFYFSLSPELLPKKYDIKENTYSAKEITAPKQIKDTKATLKAAEEAAESVSPKYKIIPMRADNLVTSLLDRIDRLNQDDLISQSDKTGIYRDEIPQRASDFILNFVASNRGSATYSDHLLDEMQSVIKEQTYVIPEETYIKIPRLTSQDIIEMKPVARDIVTRLMNDQITDAQTARAKVAEQVSISSLSQRTAREVVQELVRLVITSNKFYDEDATKEAKVQARENTPDVFIEQGDTLVAKGQLITPELYTLLDENGLLSNEVNYWPQLGLLILSAMLSVGLLAFIRYSGGTSGFKYNNSQLLMLVLVFVITIISMRLAAVLQTDVRSYIGFLAPVAIGAMLIAMLLDMPLAYFCSILFSVLASVILNVQQNSIFDFNFGFFAIVVSYVAIFATHRAGQRSTLLKGGIMVSLFGCLTVFMQILLGGGAWKEVGTLYSVGFAFAGGLLTAVLVIGLMPFFEATFGILSALKLVELSNPNHPLLRKLLTETPGTYHHSVMVGNLSEAAAEAIGADGLLCRVGSYYHDIGKTKRPFYFIENQNNMENPHDSIEPKLSKSIIVAHARDGVEMQREYKLPKPIRDIAEQHHGTTFLHYFYHKALKLAEEKGVEADFTEEDFRYPGPKAQSKEAAVVGIADSVEAAVRSLRKPTVLQVETMIEKIIKSRLDDHQFDECDLTIKELDIIARTLKETVMGIFHSRIEYPEDVRKPKKEEGAPNP; this is translated from the coding sequence ATGGCTTCAAAGCAACCATCTAAATTAAGCGGATTTGTATATACGAACAACGGATGGAAGTATAGCGCAGTGACACGCTATGCTCTTTTCCTGTTACTCGGACTAGTGTTCTACTTCAGCTTGTCGCCAGAATTGCTACCTAAGAAATATGATATTAAAGAGAATACTTACAGTGCAAAGGAAATAACGGCACCGAAACAAATTAAGGACACCAAAGCTACGTTAAAGGCGGCTGAGGAAGCGGCTGAAAGCGTATCTCCCAAGTACAAAATTATCCCGATGAGGGCGGACAACCTTGTGACCTCACTGCTGGACCGGATAGATCGCCTCAATCAGGATGATCTGATTTCGCAAAGCGATAAGACGGGGATTTATCGTGATGAGATTCCGCAGAGAGCCAGCGACTTCATCTTGAATTTCGTAGCTTCCAATCGAGGCAGCGCTACTTATTCAGATCACCTTCTGGATGAAATGCAATCTGTCATCAAAGAGCAGACCTATGTCATTCCGGAAGAGACTTACATTAAGATTCCGCGCCTGACCTCTCAGGACATTATCGAGATGAAGCCTGTCGCCCGAGATATTGTAACTAGGCTGATGAATGATCAGATTACGGATGCGCAGACTGCTCGCGCCAAGGTAGCGGAACAGGTCAGTATTAGTTCTCTAAGCCAGCGTACAGCGCGTGAGGTTGTTCAGGAGCTTGTACGTCTTGTGATCACAAGTAACAAGTTCTACGATGAGGATGCCACCAAGGAAGCGAAGGTACAAGCTCGGGAGAACACACCTGATGTATTCATCGAGCAAGGGGACACGCTTGTTGCTAAGGGGCAGTTAATTACTCCAGAGCTCTACACTCTTTTGGATGAGAATGGTCTACTAAGCAATGAGGTGAATTACTGGCCCCAATTAGGCCTATTGATTCTCTCTGCGATGCTCTCCGTCGGTTTGCTTGCGTTCATTCGTTATTCTGGCGGTACCTCAGGCTTTAAGTACAACAATTCTCAGCTATTGATGCTGGTGCTTGTATTTGTTATAACTATTATCTCTATGCGGCTGGCCGCTGTTTTGCAGACCGATGTCCGATCTTATATCGGATTCCTGGCACCAGTGGCGATAGGCGCAATGTTAATTGCAATGCTTCTGGACATGCCTTTGGCCTATTTCTGCTCCATTCTATTCAGTGTACTGGCAAGTGTTATTTTGAATGTGCAGCAGAACTCAATCTTTGATTTTAACTTTGGTTTCTTTGCCATTGTGGTTTCTTACGTGGCTATCTTTGCGACTCACCGTGCGGGTCAACGCTCCACGCTCCTTAAAGGCGGGATTATGGTATCGCTTTTTGGCTGTCTGACAGTCTTTATGCAGATACTGCTAGGTGGAGGGGCATGGAAAGAGGTAGGTACCTTGTATTCGGTTGGTTTTGCTTTTGCAGGGGGGCTATTGACGGCTGTGCTTGTGATTGGGCTAATGCCTTTCTTCGAAGCAACCTTTGGTATTCTATCAGCATTGAAGCTGGTAGAATTGTCTAATCCAAACCACCCGCTGCTGCGCAAGCTGCTTACCGAAACCCCGGGAACCTATCACCATAGTGTAATGGTAGGTAACCTGTCGGAGGCTGCCGCGGAAGCAATTGGAGCAGATGGCTTATTATGCCGGGTAGGATCGTATTATCATGATATTGGCAAAACAAAACGTCCGTTTTATTTTATCGAGAATCAGAATAATATGGAAAACCCACATGACTCTATTGAACCGAAGCTTAGTAAATCTATCATCGTTGCCCACGCCCGTGACGGGGTGGAAATGCAACGAGAATATAAGCTGCCAAAACCAATCCGTGACATTGCGGAGCAGCATCATGGAACAACGTTCCTGCATTATTTTTACCATAAGGCACTGAAGCTGGCTGAAGAAAAAGGTGTCGAGGCTGATTTTACCGAGGAAGATTTCCGTTATCCTGGACCGAAAGCCCAGTCGAAGGAAGCAGCCGTTGTGGGGATTGCCGACAGTGTCGAGGCTGCAGTGAGATCATTGCGTAAGCCAACTGTTCTGCAGGTGGAAACGATGATTGAGAAGATTATTAAAAGTCGACTGGATGATCATCAGTTTGACGAATGTGATTTGACGATTAAAGAATTGGATATTATTGCACGGACTCTGAAGGAGACGGTTATGGGAATTTTCCATTCACGGATCGAATACCCAGAAGATGTGCGTAAGCCGAAAAAAGAGGAAGGGGCACCTAACCCATGA
- a CDS encoding PhoH family protein yields MSEQTASIRISLQNAGEAQSLFGPQDGFLKIIESEIPAIIDSREAELTIRGAEREVDMLGQLFNVLLSLIRSGYILTERDVQYAVELAKDFRADQLLDLFKGEITTTFRGKPIRVKTVGQKHYVTTIKKRDIVFGIGPAGTGKTYLAVVLAVTALKEGSVKRIVLTRPAVEAGESLGFLPGDLQEKVDPYLRPLYDALYDVMGPDQVAKALERGLIEIAPLAYMRGRTLDDSFIILDEAQNTTPEQMKMFLTRLGFGSKMVITGDVTQIDLPRGKKSGLIEAKAILSGIEELGFVYFAEQDVVRHSLVQKIIVAYDRSAENLQ; encoded by the coding sequence TTGTCAGAACAGACTGCAAGCATTCGTATATCTTTGCAAAATGCGGGAGAAGCGCAATCGCTGTTTGGCCCGCAGGATGGATTCTTAAAAATCATCGAGAGTGAAATTCCCGCCATTATTGATTCGCGTGAAGCTGAGCTAACGATTCGTGGAGCTGAGCGGGAAGTAGACATGCTGGGGCAATTGTTTAATGTGCTACTGTCCCTCATTCGGAGCGGTTACATACTTACTGAACGTGATGTGCAGTACGCTGTGGAACTGGCGAAAGATTTTCGTGCTGATCAATTGCTCGATTTGTTCAAAGGAGAAATTACTACAACTTTTCGCGGAAAGCCTATCCGTGTCAAAACGGTCGGCCAGAAGCATTATGTGACAACGATCAAGAAGCGTGATATTGTATTCGGAATCGGTCCTGCAGGAACGGGGAAGACCTACTTGGCAGTGGTGCTTGCAGTTACGGCACTGAAAGAGGGTTCGGTTAAGCGTATTGTTCTTACGCGTCCCGCAGTAGAAGCAGGAGAGAGTCTAGGATTCCTTCCAGGGGATTTGCAAGAAAAGGTAGATCCATATCTGCGTCCGCTTTATGATGCGTTATACGACGTTATGGGACCCGATCAGGTGGCTAAGGCGCTTGAACGGGGATTGATTGAGATTGCTCCGCTGGCTTATATGCGCGGACGTACACTGGATGATTCATTTATCATCCTGGATGAAGCACAGAATACCACACCTGAGCAAATGAAAATGTTCCTGACTCGACTCGGCTTCGGGTCCAAAATGGTGATTACAGGTGACGTTACCCAGATTGACCTGCCCCGCGGCAAGAAATCCGGTTTGATTGAAGCCAAAGCGATTTTATCCGGCATAGAAGAACTTGGCTTTGTCTACTTCGCGGAACAGGATGTTGTACGGCATTCCCTGGTGCAGAAAATTATCGTTGCCTATGACCGCTCTGCCGAAAACCTCCAATAA
- the yqfD gene encoding sporulation protein YqfD: protein MKEPPLSSLRGFVTLHVTGPQVERFINFISEAGIMIWDVRPAEGGASLKLLLDDFYVLRPILKKTGCRMHVTGRSGLPFLMARLWKRKFFGIGILMFGITLFMLSTMVWSIRVEGNEKIASEDILAAARQEGVYPFQWIWRLEEPDKLSKGLLAHLPGVSWIGLQRTGTSIKIQVVEAKQPDIKPLLSQRHLISRTDAVVTEIYAEQGRPVVARNSRVKKGDILISGALGDEENVEYVVAKGEVKGLVWHEYNIEVPLKTTNSTYTGERKDRTYLVLGKWAIQLWGYGKSAFENSKTLTEHDPLSWRSIELPLGLMTEKEMEINETKDTITPEAGVARGIERAKNDILARYGVDSVIKSQKVLHEKKENGKVYMKVIFEVEEKISEELPIVNN, encoded by the coding sequence ATGAAGGAGCCACCTCTGTCATCACTGCGGGGGTTCGTTACACTGCATGTGACGGGACCTCAGGTGGAGCGATTTATTAATTTCATTTCTGAAGCAGGAATCATGATTTGGGATGTGAGGCCCGCTGAGGGCGGCGCTTCCCTTAAGCTGCTTCTGGATGATTTTTATGTCCTCCGGCCGATTTTAAAAAAGACAGGCTGTCGTATGCACGTTACCGGTAGAAGCGGACTTCCATTTCTTATGGCACGGCTGTGGAAAAGGAAATTTTTTGGAATAGGTATTTTAATGTTTGGAATTACACTTTTTATGTTATCTACGATGGTATGGAGTATTAGAGTCGAAGGAAATGAAAAGATTGCCTCTGAGGATATATTGGCTGCTGCTCGCCAGGAGGGGGTGTACCCTTTTCAGTGGATATGGCGTCTGGAGGAGCCGGACAAGCTCTCTAAGGGGCTGCTGGCCCATTTACCGGGTGTTTCTTGGATAGGGCTGCAACGGACGGGGACGAGCATCAAAATTCAGGTTGTAGAGGCTAAACAGCCCGACATCAAACCTTTGCTTAGCCAGCGCCATTTAATTAGCCGAACAGATGCGGTGGTAACAGAAATATATGCGGAGCAGGGCAGACCGGTAGTTGCGCGTAATTCGCGTGTGAAAAAAGGAGATATCCTGATTTCCGGTGCTCTTGGAGACGAAGAAAATGTAGAGTATGTGGTAGCCAAGGGTGAGGTTAAGGGCTTGGTTTGGCATGAGTACAATATCGAGGTCCCTCTTAAAACAACAAATAGCACCTATACTGGGGAGCGTAAGGATCGCACTTATCTTGTGTTGGGGAAATGGGCTATTCAGCTGTGGGGTTATGGCAAATCCGCCTTTGAGAATTCAAAGACGCTCACAGAGCATGATCCGCTGTCTTGGCGTTCTATTGAGTTGCCGCTGGGCCTGATGACTGAGAAAGAAATGGAGATCAATGAAACAAAGGATACGATAACTCCAGAAGCCGGAGTTGCGAGGGGAATTGAGCGGGCGAAGAATGATATTTTAGCTCGATATGGTGTTGATAGCGTCATCAAAAGTCAAAAAGTTTTGCATGAGAAGAAAGAGAATGGTAAAGTTTATATGAAAGTGATCTTTGAAGTAGAAGAAAAAATTTCCGAAGAACTGCCAATAGTAAACAATTGA
- the yqfC gene encoding sporulation protein YqfC, whose product MTRIGRRLRGWTNGVLDLPQDLLQEMPRITLIGNKELHIENHRGVLHFSSGQLKLALAKGSLEITGEGLVIRNILGQELAVEGVIGEIRYNESEERS is encoded by the coding sequence ATGACCCGTATTGGCCGCAGGCTGCGGGGATGGACAAACGGGGTACTGGATCTACCACAGGACTTATTACAGGAAATGCCCCGGATCACCCTGATCGGCAATAAGGAACTGCATATTGAGAACCATCGCGGCGTGCTGCATTTTTCCTCTGGTCAGCTTAAGCTCGCGTTAGCTAAAGGATCGCTTGAAATCACAGGCGAGGGACTTGTCATCCGAAATATTCTAGGCCAGGAATTGGCTGTAGAAGGCGTTATCGGGGAGATCAGATATAACGAAAGCGAGGAGAGATCATGA
- the floA gene encoding flotillin-like protein FloA (flotillin-like protein involved in membrane lipid rafts) — MGEASLIPILFIAVVVIIVLSVFLSFFPVMLWISALASGVRISIITLVAMRLRRVTPSRIVNPMIKATKAGLGLNINQLESHYLAGGNVDRVVNALIAAQRADIPLEFTRAAAIDLAGRDVLQAVQMSVNPRVIETPVVAAVAKNGIEVKVKARVTVRANIDRLVGGAGEETIIARVGEGIVTTVGSSDSHKDVLENPDLISRTVLSKGLDSGTAFEILSIDIADIDVGKNIGAYLQTEQAEADKRIAQAKAEERRAMAVAHEQEMKARVVEMKALVVEAESQVPMAMAEALRNGQIGVMDYMNIKNIEADTQMRGSLGKMNDQDDNNRPNNNK, encoded by the coding sequence ATGGGTGAAGCATCTTTGATTCCTATTCTGTTTATCGCGGTAGTGGTGATTATTGTATTAAGCGTGTTTTTAAGTTTCTTCCCGGTTATGCTCTGGATTTCTGCATTAGCGTCGGGCGTTAGAATCAGTATTATTACACTGGTGGCGATGAGACTGCGTCGTGTAACCCCAAGTCGTATCGTTAACCCAATGATTAAAGCGACCAAGGCAGGTCTTGGACTGAACATTAATCAACTGGAGAGTCACTATCTCGCAGGTGGTAACGTAGACCGGGTGGTTAATGCGCTTATTGCAGCACAACGTGCAGATATTCCTCTGGAATTTACTCGCGCAGCAGCTATTGATCTTGCAGGACGTGATGTGCTGCAGGCTGTGCAAATGAGCGTTAACCCTCGTGTAATTGAGACACCGGTTGTTGCGGCTGTTGCTAAGAACGGGATTGAAGTTAAGGTAAAAGCGCGCGTAACTGTTCGTGCCAATATCGACCGTCTCGTGGGTGGTGCGGGTGAAGAAACGATTATTGCCCGTGTTGGTGAAGGGATTGTAACGACAGTAGGTTCGAGTGATTCCCACAAAGATGTCCTTGAGAACCCGGATTTGATTTCGCGGACGGTATTGTCCAAAGGTCTGGATTCAGGTACTGCTTTTGAGATCCTCTCCATTGATATTGCGGATATCGATGTAGGCAAGAACATCGGTGCTTATCTACAAACTGAGCAAGCAGAAGCGGACAAACGTATTGCCCAAGCCAAGGCGGAAGAACGCAGAGCGATGGCTGTCGCTCACGAGCAAGAGATGAAGGCGCGCGTAGTAGAGATGAAGGCTCTTGTTGTAGAAGCTGAATCTCAGGTGCCTATGGCGATGGCTGAGGCGCTCAGAAATGGCCAAATCGGCGTGATGGATTATATGAATATCAAAAACATCGAGGCAGATACCCAAATGCGGGGATCTCTCGGCAAAATGAATGATCAGGACGACAATAACCGTCCTAACAATAATAAATAA
- a CDS encoding NfeD family protein — MRRLRKILLASIPVVLLLLLLTPFATNVSADGAAPKTPGVTNSELKQGPVFIIPVDQKIERGLQSFLERGFEEAANYGAVLILLEVDTPGGLVKSAEEIGTMVRESEIPTAAYIKGDAASAGSYIALNAGAIIMKPGSMIGSASLVDMNGQKVDDAKMISYWRSKMIGAAALNERDPDIAAGMVDSNLVVDKPELGVTKIQGEIIALSSEEALKAGYADQITDTSEEAIHWLGYTTDDIFRVEHTGAEKMSQFLTNPIIMTILLFIGITGVVIELIVPGFGAPGIIGTLAFVLYFFGNYVAGFAGAETWLLFIIGLVMLVLELFVPSFGILGLLGSVSLVAGVVRAAYSYKHALLSLGISFVAATIVVVIVAVIFKERGIWNRFILKESLTKDQGFVPVEEKLSLLGATGTSITPLRPSGTAMIGGERVDVVTEGSFISANAPVSIIKVEGGRIVVKEIKE; from the coding sequence TTGAGAAGATTACGGAAAATACTGTTAGCTAGCATTCCTGTGGTCCTGCTGTTACTCCTCCTGACACCCTTTGCAACGAATGTAAGCGCTGACGGGGCAGCCCCGAAAACACCGGGGGTTACGAACAGTGAGCTGAAACAAGGTCCCGTGTTTATTATTCCGGTAGATCAAAAGATTGAACGGGGTTTGCAAAGCTTTTTGGAAAGAGGATTTGAAGAAGCCGCTAATTATGGAGCAGTCCTTATTCTACTAGAGGTCGATACACCTGGAGGGCTGGTGAAATCGGCAGAAGAGATTGGGACGATGGTAAGAGAGAGTGAAATACCAACAGCTGCCTATATTAAAGGTGATGCCGCTTCTGCAGGCAGTTACATAGCACTTAATGCAGGTGCAATAATCATGAAGCCGGGCAGTATGATCGGCTCCGCTTCCTTGGTAGACATGAATGGTCAAAAAGTCGATGATGCCAAAATGATATCCTACTGGAGATCTAAAATGATCGGTGCTGCTGCTCTGAATGAGCGTGATCCAGACATTGCCGCTGGTATGGTGGATAGTAATTTGGTCGTGGATAAGCCAGAGCTTGGTGTGACTAAGATACAGGGAGAGATCATTGCCTTGTCTAGTGAAGAAGCTTTAAAAGCTGGTTACGCTGATCAAATTACAGATACCTCTGAAGAAGCAATTCATTGGCTTGGATATACTACAGACGACATCTTTCGCGTAGAACATACCGGTGCGGAAAAAATGTCGCAATTTCTGACCAATCCGATTATTATGACGATTCTGCTGTTCATTGGGATTACAGGCGTTGTAATTGAACTGATTGTTCCAGGCTTTGGTGCGCCAGGAATTATCGGGACATTGGCTTTTGTGTTATATTTCTTCGGCAACTATGTTGCAGGATTCGCCGGAGCGGAAACTTGGCTCTTGTTTATCATTGGGCTTGTCATGCTTGTGCTGGAGCTCTTTGTGCCTAGCTTCGGAATATTGGGGCTGCTCGGCTCTGTTAGCCTTGTAGCGGGTGTCGTACGAGCTGCTTACAGCTATAAGCATGCACTTCTCAGTCTAGGTATCTCTTTCGTAGCTGCGACTATAGTTGTAGTAATTGTTGCGGTCATTTTTAAAGAACGAGGGATCTGGAACAGATTTATTTTGAAGGAAAGCCTTACTAAAGATCAGGGATTTGTGCCCGTAGAAGAGAAGCTTAGCTTATTAGGCGCTACAGGAACCAGTATTACTCCGCTTCGTCCATCAGGAACGGCTATGATAGGCGGCGAACGTGTGGATGTTGTTACAGAAGGTAGTTTTATTAGTGCTAATGCACCGGTCTCTATTATTAAAGTAGAGGGCGGACGGATTGTTGTGAAAGAAATCAAGGAATAA
- a CDS encoding GatB/YqeY domain-containing protein yields the protein MNLSERLNEDMKQAMKSKDKFTLSTIRMVRSTIKYLEIDLKRTLDDNEVLDILSREIKQRKDALQEFESAGRDELAASTKAEIEIIIKYLPEQLSEEEIKVIVQQTIQETGASSKSEMGKVMSALMPKVKGRADGKLVNQAVLQFLQ from the coding sequence ATGAATCTTAGCGAGAGATTGAACGAAGATATGAAGCAAGCGATGAAGAGTAAGGACAAGTTCACGCTCTCCACGATTCGAATGGTTCGTTCTACAATAAAGTATCTTGAAATAGATCTGAAGAGAACATTGGACGACAACGAAGTGCTTGATATCCTTAGTCGTGAAATCAAACAGCGCAAAGATGCCCTCCAAGAATTTGAATCAGCGGGTCGCGACGAGCTTGCCGCGAGTACAAAAGCAGAAATCGAGATTATTATTAAATATCTTCCCGAGCAACTTTCCGAAGAAGAAATTAAAGTAATTGTACAGCAGACCATCCAGGAAACCGGTGCTTCTTCGAAGAGCGAAATGGGGAAGGTCATGAGCGCACTGATGCCTAAGGTCAAAGGTCGCGCTGATGGTAAACTCGTGAACCAGGCGGTTCTGCAATTTCTGCAATAA
- the rpsU gene encoding 30S ribosomal protein S21, with translation MSETKVRKNETIDAALRRFKRSIAKDGVLAEVKKRKHYEKPSVKKKLKSEAARKRKF, from the coding sequence GTGTCTGAAACGAAAGTTCGCAAAAACGAGACAATTGATGCTGCACTTCGTCGCTTTAAACGTTCCATCGCAAAAGATGGTGTCTTGGCTGAGGTGAAGAAACGCAAACATTACGAAAAGCCGAGCGTTAAGAAAAAGCTGAAGTCTGAGGCTGCTCGTAAGAGAAAGTTTTAG
- a CDS encoding histidine triad nucleotide-binding protein, which translates to METVFSKIIEGTIPSKKVFENERILAFYDIEPAAPVHVLIIPKKFIASMNDVTPEDLPLIAEIHSVAQQIAKDLGIAESGYRLINNCGPDSGQAVPHLHYHLLGGAKLGALTGNSASHA; encoded by the coding sequence ATGGAGACCGTGTTTAGCAAAATTATTGAGGGTACTATTCCTTCCAAAAAAGTATTTGAGAATGAACGTATTCTTGCATTTTACGACATCGAGCCGGCTGCACCGGTACATGTGTTGATCATTCCCAAGAAGTTCATTGCTTCAATGAATGATGTTACACCTGAGGATCTTCCGCTAATTGCTGAAATCCACAGTGTAGCCCAACAGATCGCCAAAGACCTTGGGATTGCTGAGTCTGGTTATCGTTTAATCAATAATTGCGGGCCTGATAGTGGACAAGCTGTGCCTCATCTTCATTATCACCTGCTGGGTGGAGCCAAGCTGGGTGCGCTCACTGGAAACTCAGCTTCCCACGCATAG